Proteins from a genomic interval of Bombus affinis isolate iyBomAffi1 chromosome 18, iyBomAffi1.2, whole genome shotgun sequence:
- the LOC126926511 gene encoding serine/threonine-protein kinase D3 isoform X1 → MEGPEVTFLFQFGLTRDTVTVESSTLTLKTLKEFACDFINTKCPEHGLNHLFERLLLFKHDYNSTNILQLITNATEVVDETLVEIVLTAQVPNEEIPIRPHALTVHSYKVPTFCDFCGEMLFGLVRQGLKCEGCGMNYHKRCVIKVPNNCSHDASQRRRSSAMLNVPRSPSQGSTSSLTSISDDNHSTNNTPNASQNNSTLTIPSIMAPKQSRSPSLGGRPVWVERELATRIKIPHTFVVHTYTRPTVCGYCKKLLRGLFKQGLQCKDCQYNAHKKCIEKIPKDCTGENPRDNTGNEYPDSGVGSEPEGKCDGRNEEGDGDSDAESPSPPQHSSFVIDETKGSDEYTDQVPSNDDIIYDEFQKSRPSSCSSTPSNNIPLMRIVQSVKHTKRRGSKVLKEGWMVHFTNRDPLRKKHYWRLDTKAITLFQNENSSKYYKEIPLVEILSIETAETSRSHTMHCFELKTANIDYYVGEDPSYGDNCSQVPPPESGIGAHIARSWETGIRQALMPVTISASQEESTEPEENITDMSQLYEIFPDEVLGSGQFGTVYGGVHRKSGRAVAIKVIDKLRFPTKQEAQLKNEVAILQNLSHSGVVNLERMFETPERIFVVMEKLKGDMLEMILSSERGRLSERVTKFLITQILIALKHLHSKNIVHCDLKPENVLLSSDSEFTQVKLCDFGFARIIGEKSFRRSVVGTPAYLAPEVLRNKGYNRSLDMWSVGVIIYVSLSGTFPFNEEEDINEQIQNAAFMYPPIPWQEISSDAIDLINNLLQVKQRKRYTVDKSLQHVWLQDYQTWCDLRELETKVGYRYLTHESDDARWSAYSNQRT, encoded by the exons ATGGAGGGACCAGAAGTAACATTTTTATTCCAGTTTGGTTTAACTCGTGATACTGTTACAGTTGAAAGCAGCACATTGACTCTCAAGACACTTAAAGAATTTGCTTGTGACTTTATAAATACAAAGTGTCCAGAACATGGGTTAAATCATTTATTTGAGCGATTGCTTTTATTTAAACATGATTATAATTCCACTAATATCTTACAACTTATTACAAATGCCACTGAAGTTGTAGATGAAACATTAGTGGAAATTGTTCTGACTg CACAAGTGCCAAATGAAGAAATTCCCATTCGTCCCCATGCTTTAACTGTTCACTCATATAAAGTTCCAACATTTTGTGATTTTTGCGGAGAAATGTTATTTGGCCTTGTTCGACAAGGATTAAAATGTGAAG GTTGTGGAATGAATTATCATAAAAGATGTGTTATAAAAGTACCTAATAATTGCTCACATGATGCCAGTCAAAGACGGCGTAGTTCTGCAATGTTAAATGTACCAAGGTCTCCAAGTCAAGGATCTACTAGTAGTTTGACCAGCATTAGTGATGATAATCATAGTACAAATAATACACCGAATGCAAGTCAAAATAATAGTACTTTG ACAATACCAAGTATAATGGCACCAAAACAGTCTCGCTCTCCTTCATTGGGAGGAAGACCAGTATGGGTTGAACGAGAACTTGCAACACGTATAAAAATTCCACATACATTTGTGGTACATACTTATACCAGACCAACTGTATGTGGatattgtaaaaaattattACGAGGTTTATTTAAGCAAGGCCTACAGTGCAAAGATTGTCAATACAATGCACACAAGAAATGTATAGAAAAAATACCTAAAGACTGTACTGGAGAAAATCCACGTGACAATACAG GTAACGAATATCCCGATAGTGGTGTCGGTAGTGAGCCGGAAGGAAAATGTGACGGTAGAAACGAAGAAGGCGATGGTGATAGCGATGCTGAATCTCCTTCACCTCCTCAACATTCATCTTTTGTAATAGATGAAACAAAAGGATCTGACgaatacact gaCCAAGTTCCAAGCAATGATGATATTATTTACGATGAATTTCAAAAATCTAGACCATCAAG TTGCAGTTCTACACCAAGCAATAATATTCCTTTAATGCGCATAGTGCAAAGTGTTAAACATACAAAACGGCGTGGTTCGAAAGTTTTAAAAGAGGGCTGGATGGTACACTTTACAAATCGTGATCCATTG CGGAAGAAACATTATTGGCGTCTTGATACAAAAGCTATAACATtatttcaaaatgaaaataGCTCCAAATATTATAAAGAAATTCCATTAGTTGAAATATTGTCTATTGAAACTGCTGAGACATCCCGTTCAC ATACAATGCATTGCTTTGAGTTAAAAACTGCCAATATTGATTATTATGTTGGAGAAGATCCTTCATATGGAGATAACTGTAGCCAAGTTCCTCCACCAGAAAGTGGTATTGGAGCACATATAGCTAGGTCATGGGAAACTGGTATTAGACAAGCATTGATGCCTGTAACCATATCAGCCA GTCAAGAAGAATCTACAGAACCTGAAGAAAATATCACTGATATGTCTCAATTATATGAGATTTTTCCAGATGAAGTTCTAGGTTCTGGACAATTTGGTACAGTGTATGGAGGTGTTCATCGTAAAAGTGGTCGAGCAGTTGCCATCAAAGTTATTGATAAATTACGTTTTCCTACAAAGCAAGAAGCACAACTTAAAAATGAGGTTGCTATTTTGCAGAATCTTTCGCATAGCGGAGTTGTTAATCTAGAACGGATGTTCGAAACTCCTGAGCGAATATTTGTAGTGATGGAAAAATTAAAAGGCGATATGCTAGAAATGATACTAAGTTCAGAACGTGGTCGTCTTAGCGAAAGAGTAACTAAATTCCTAATTACACAGATATTAATAGCATTAAAACATCTACATAGCAAGAATATAGTACATTGTGATTTAAAACCTGAAAACGTATTGTTAAGCAGCGATAGCGAATTTACACAAGTAAAACTATGTGATTTTGGTTTTGCAAGAATCATAGGAGAAAAAAGTTTCAGAAGAAGTGTTGTTGGTACCCCAGCCTATCTAGCACCAGAAGTTTTAAGAAACAAAGGTTATAATCGTTCTTTAGATATGTGGAGTGTTGGTGTAATTATTTACGTATCTTTAAGTGGCACATTTCCATTCAATGAAGAAGAAGATATTAATGAACAAATTCAAAATGCTGCTTTTATGTATCCACCTATTCCTTGGCAGGAAATTTCAT
- the LOC126926511 gene encoding serine/threonine-protein kinase D3 isoform X2 — MEGPEVTFLFQFGLTRDTVTVESSTLTLKTLKEFACDFINTKCPEHGLNHLFERLLLFKHDYNSTNILQLITNATEVVDETLVEIVLTAQVPNEEIPIRPHALTVHSYKVPTFCDFCGEMLFGLVRQGLKCEGCGMNYHKRCVIKVPNNCSHDASQRRRSSAMLNVPRSPSQGSTSSLTSISDDNHSTNNTPNASQNNSTLTIPSIMAPKQSRSPSLGGRPVWVERELATRIKIPHTFVVHTYTRPTVCGYCKKLLRGLFKQGLQCKDCQYNAHKKCIEKIPKDCTGENPRDNTGNEYPDSGVGSEPEGKCDGRNEEGDGDSDAESPSPPQHSSFVIDETKGSDEYTDQVPSNDDIIYDEFQKSRPSSSTPSNNIPLMRIVQSVKHTKRRGSKVLKEGWMVHFTNRDPLRKKHYWRLDTKAITLFQNENSSKYYKEIPLVEILSIETAETSRSHTMHCFELKTANIDYYVGEDPSYGDNCSQVPPPESGIGAHIARSWETGIRQALMPVTISASQEESTEPEENITDMSQLYEIFPDEVLGSGQFGTVYGGVHRKSGRAVAIKVIDKLRFPTKQEAQLKNEVAILQNLSHSGVVNLERMFETPERIFVVMEKLKGDMLEMILSSERGRLSERVTKFLITQILIALKHLHSKNIVHCDLKPENVLLSSDSEFTQVKLCDFGFARIIGEKSFRRSVVGTPAYLAPEVLRNKGYNRSLDMWSVGVIIYVSLSGTFPFNEEEDINEQIQNAAFMYPPIPWQEISSDAIDLINNLLQVKQRKRYTVDKSLQHVWLQDYQTWCDLRELETKVGYRYLTHESDDARWSAYSNQRT, encoded by the exons ATGGAGGGACCAGAAGTAACATTTTTATTCCAGTTTGGTTTAACTCGTGATACTGTTACAGTTGAAAGCAGCACATTGACTCTCAAGACACTTAAAGAATTTGCTTGTGACTTTATAAATACAAAGTGTCCAGAACATGGGTTAAATCATTTATTTGAGCGATTGCTTTTATTTAAACATGATTATAATTCCACTAATATCTTACAACTTATTACAAATGCCACTGAAGTTGTAGATGAAACATTAGTGGAAATTGTTCTGACTg CACAAGTGCCAAATGAAGAAATTCCCATTCGTCCCCATGCTTTAACTGTTCACTCATATAAAGTTCCAACATTTTGTGATTTTTGCGGAGAAATGTTATTTGGCCTTGTTCGACAAGGATTAAAATGTGAAG GTTGTGGAATGAATTATCATAAAAGATGTGTTATAAAAGTACCTAATAATTGCTCACATGATGCCAGTCAAAGACGGCGTAGTTCTGCAATGTTAAATGTACCAAGGTCTCCAAGTCAAGGATCTACTAGTAGTTTGACCAGCATTAGTGATGATAATCATAGTACAAATAATACACCGAATGCAAGTCAAAATAATAGTACTTTG ACAATACCAAGTATAATGGCACCAAAACAGTCTCGCTCTCCTTCATTGGGAGGAAGACCAGTATGGGTTGAACGAGAACTTGCAACACGTATAAAAATTCCACATACATTTGTGGTACATACTTATACCAGACCAACTGTATGTGGatattgtaaaaaattattACGAGGTTTATTTAAGCAAGGCCTACAGTGCAAAGATTGTCAATACAATGCACACAAGAAATGTATAGAAAAAATACCTAAAGACTGTACTGGAGAAAATCCACGTGACAATACAG GTAACGAATATCCCGATAGTGGTGTCGGTAGTGAGCCGGAAGGAAAATGTGACGGTAGAAACGAAGAAGGCGATGGTGATAGCGATGCTGAATCTCCTTCACCTCCTCAACATTCATCTTTTGTAATAGATGAAACAAAAGGATCTGACgaatacact gaCCAAGTTCCAAGCAATGATGATATTATTTACGATGAATTTCAAAAATCTAGACCATCAAG TTCTACACCAAGCAATAATATTCCTTTAATGCGCATAGTGCAAAGTGTTAAACATACAAAACGGCGTGGTTCGAAAGTTTTAAAAGAGGGCTGGATGGTACACTTTACAAATCGTGATCCATTG CGGAAGAAACATTATTGGCGTCTTGATACAAAAGCTATAACATtatttcaaaatgaaaataGCTCCAAATATTATAAAGAAATTCCATTAGTTGAAATATTGTCTATTGAAACTGCTGAGACATCCCGTTCAC ATACAATGCATTGCTTTGAGTTAAAAACTGCCAATATTGATTATTATGTTGGAGAAGATCCTTCATATGGAGATAACTGTAGCCAAGTTCCTCCACCAGAAAGTGGTATTGGAGCACATATAGCTAGGTCATGGGAAACTGGTATTAGACAAGCATTGATGCCTGTAACCATATCAGCCA GTCAAGAAGAATCTACAGAACCTGAAGAAAATATCACTGATATGTCTCAATTATATGAGATTTTTCCAGATGAAGTTCTAGGTTCTGGACAATTTGGTACAGTGTATGGAGGTGTTCATCGTAAAAGTGGTCGAGCAGTTGCCATCAAAGTTATTGATAAATTACGTTTTCCTACAAAGCAAGAAGCACAACTTAAAAATGAGGTTGCTATTTTGCAGAATCTTTCGCATAGCGGAGTTGTTAATCTAGAACGGATGTTCGAAACTCCTGAGCGAATATTTGTAGTGATGGAAAAATTAAAAGGCGATATGCTAGAAATGATACTAAGTTCAGAACGTGGTCGTCTTAGCGAAAGAGTAACTAAATTCCTAATTACACAGATATTAATAGCATTAAAACATCTACATAGCAAGAATATAGTACATTGTGATTTAAAACCTGAAAACGTATTGTTAAGCAGCGATAGCGAATTTACACAAGTAAAACTATGTGATTTTGGTTTTGCAAGAATCATAGGAGAAAAAAGTTTCAGAAGAAGTGTTGTTGGTACCCCAGCCTATCTAGCACCAGAAGTTTTAAGAAACAAAGGTTATAATCGTTCTTTAGATATGTGGAGTGTTGGTGTAATTATTTACGTATCTTTAAGTGGCACATTTCCATTCAATGAAGAAGAAGATATTAATGAACAAATTCAAAATGCTGCTTTTATGTATCCACCTATTCCTTGGCAGGAAATTTCAT